Proteins encoded together in one Impatiens glandulifera chromosome 1, dImpGla2.1, whole genome shotgun sequence window:
- the LOC124922199 gene encoding dirigent protein 17-like: MNNYESESLVTGVFELPGEPAIIINGVPLLPSKDIIPIEVISNAELSIVTEFGEWLEGRGVRKIFEGKFYDGKVTMYDKENGWYRVVYEDNDYEDLDWHELEKVLLPLDVNVPLRTLAMKVIKKRDKNTNKHKLSGKKTVANKS; the protein is encoded by the coding sequence ATGAACAACTATGAATCAGAGTCTTTAGTAACAGGAGTGTTTGAATTACCCGGAGAACCTGCAATTATCATCAATGGTGTGCCTCTACTTCCATCAAAAGATATAATTCCAATTGAGGTAATTTCTAATGCAGAGTTAAGTATAGTCACTGAATTTGGAGAATGGTTGGAAGGAAGAGGAGTTAGAAAGATATTTGAAGGGAAATTTTATGACGGAAAGGTTACAATGTATGACAAGGAAAACGGTTGGTATAGAGTTGTGTATGAAGACAATGATTATGAAGATTTGGATTGGCATGAGTTGGAAAAAGTGCTTCTGCCATTGGATGTAAATGTCCCATTGAGGACATTAGCAATGAAGGTCATCAAGAAAAGAGACAAAAACACCAATAAGCATAAGTTGTCGGGGAAGAAAACTGTGGCCAACAAGTCTTGA
- the LOC124922884 gene encoding inversin-like has protein sequence MSIPKRQNYLFIDYNNSGDESSNSTSDDSSSDEEDSIFLGDVDEFMAEVESKIHPHFREIAASIKKDDVFGLSVALDNFNGNIDEDLIDGETALHYACQYYRRSCFELLLQRNANIEVTNTVGSIPLHIACGLGSFRMVQTILNSTTNRDIINRMVQSVNRFGETPLHEAVVGRNINVIKLLFNVGANTNINGINKMLKSVDISGRTPLHQAAIYGNARVVKLLLECGARTDITNYDGKIPWDLAKPNSNIRRILEDDED, from the exons ATGTCGATACCAAAGAGGCAAAACTACTTGTTTATCGACTACAACAACAGTGGTGACGAAAGCAGTAATAGCACCAGCGATGATAGTAGTAGTGATGAAGAAGACTCAATTTTCTTGGGTGATGTCGACGAATTTATGGCAGAGGTTGAGTCTAAAATTCATCCTCACTTCAGGGAAATCGCTGCGTCTATTAAAAAAGATGATGTCTTTGGCCTCAGTGTTGCCCTAG ATAATTTCAATGGAAATATTGATGAAGATTTGATAGACGGAGAAACTGCTCTTCATTATGCATGTCAATATTACCGTCGATCCTGTTTCGAG TTACTACTTCAACGGAATGCCAATATAGAGGTTACAAATACAGTTGGATCAATTCCTCTTCACATTGCTTGTGGATTAG GTTCGTTTAGGATGGTTCAAACTATACTCAATTCTACTACTAATCGagatattataaatagaatggTTCAATCGGTTAATAGGTTTGGTGAAACG CCTCTCCATGAAGCTGTAGTTGGTagaaatattaatgttattaaattattgtttaacgTTGGAGCTAATACTAATATAAAtggtataaataaaatgttaaaatctGTTGATATATCTGGAAGAACG CCTCTTCATCAAGCAGCAATTTATGGAAATGCTAGAGTAGTAAAATTGTTATTAGAATGTGGAGCTCGTACTGATATAACAAATTATGATGGAAAg ATTCCATGGGATTTGGCTAAACCTAATTCAAACATTAGAAGAATACTAGAGGATGATGaagattaa
- the LOC124922917 gene encoding ankyrin repeat domain-containing protein 39 homolog, producing the protein MAEFESKIHPQFKEIAAAIKKNDAYSLSVALDNFNGNINEDLIDGDTALHYACENYSQSCFEPLHEAVDINVIKLLFNVRATNLDGINKMLKSVDIAGKTPLHQAAIYGNAKVVKLLLDFGASTEITDYNGKIPWDLAKPNSNIRRILEENDED; encoded by the exons ATGGCAGAATTTGAGTCTAAAATTCATCCTCAATTCAAGGAAATTGCTGCtgctattaaaaaaaatgatgcaTATAGTCTCAGTGTTGCTCTAG ATAATTTTAATGGAAATATTAACGAAGATTTGATAGACGGAGACACTGCTCTTCATTATGCATGTGAAAATTACAGTCAATCCTGTTTCGAG CCTCTACATGAAGCCGTAgatattaatgttattaaattattgtttaatgttCGAGCTACTAATCTAGAtggtataaataaaatgttaaaatcagTTGATATAGCTGGAAAAACA CCTCTTCATCAAGCAGCAATTTATGGAAATGCTAAAGTAGTAAAATTGTTATTGGATTTTGGAGCTTCAACTGAAATAACAGATTACAATGGAAAG aTTCCATGGGATTTGGCTAAACCTAATTCAAATATTAGAAGAATACTAGAGGAAAATGATGaagattaa